The following coding sequences lie in one Rutidosis leptorrhynchoides isolate AG116_Rl617_1_P2 chromosome 6, CSIRO_AGI_Rlap_v1, whole genome shotgun sequence genomic window:
- the LOC139854961 gene encoding pathogen-associated molecular patterns-induced protein A70-like: MMIASIASWFTPTVIFCVTNLIIATIFIASNNNNNKQHDQNVHGDSMSRIGRVSSFLDRARSINLSSNYTPNTTTTSESLNHYASKPKTATYTSSSRLAQSIHVTPPSQLVPTPSLLERVKSIKLTSESSPGQLERVPSFFDRVKSFKISSPFTSPDTDTVSDPDPSHNNSDHNVIRSKSEKKSKVNNKLKSVDHQMKKSRSAMRLAKDDDVDVDLRRPATTRERRSNDVDEEVDAKADHFISKFKQQLKLQRLESLIRYNERLNRRY; this comes from the coding sequence ATGATGATTGCTTCTATTGCATCTTGGTTTACACCAACTGTTATTTTTTGTGTCACAAATCTCATTATTGCCACTATATTCATCGCTtcaaacaacaataacaacaaacaacatgaCCAAAATGTTCACGGTGATTCAATGAGTCGAATCGGTAGAGTTTCTTCGTTTCTCGATCGAGCCAGATCGATAAACTTATCTTCTAATTATACACCCAACACCACAACCACTTCTGAATCACTAAACCACTATGCATCAAAACCTAAAACCGCCACTTACACGTCATCGAGTCGACTCGCTCAATCCATTCATGTAACTCCACCGAGTCAACTCGTTCCTACACCTTCACTACTTGAACGAGTTAAGTCAATTAAACTCACATCCGAGTCATCACCTGGTCAACTCGAACGAGTTCCTTCGTTTTTTGACCGAGTCAAATCGTTCAAAATCTCATCTCCATTTACGTCACCGGATACGGATACGGTTTCGGATCCGGATCCAAGTCATAACAATTCGGATCATAATGTGATTAGGAGCAAGTCTGAGAAGAAGAGTAAGGTGAACAATAAGCTGAAATCGGTGGATCATCAAATGAAGAAGTCGCGTAGCGCAATGAGGCTTGCGAAAGATGATGACGTGGACGTTGACTTGCGACGACCGGCGACGACTAGAGAACGACGGAGTAATGATGTGGATGAAGAAGTTGATGCAAAAGCTGATCATTTTATTAGTAAGTTTAAACAACAATTGAAATTACAACGTCTAGAGTCACTTATTAGGTACAATGAGAGATTGAATAGAAGATATTAA